From Bombus vancouverensis nearcticus chromosome 15, iyBomVanc1_principal, whole genome shotgun sequence, the proteins below share one genomic window:
- the LOC117164359 gene encoding rhomboid-related protein 4: MRPIQRRQQGLQYGIYLLCMQALNYGIDKIPPATLITIIAQVLLYVGLIKVPWNAEEVCISAIKVFKYHDWNSFLISNFEHGSDMHLYYNMVSLILKGSYLEPMYGTINFVMLLAILSFGCSTMYTGLGYALMQLTGDYGYYTQCAIGFSAILFALKVIVVCEEYDRIQDVGGFRVSSKIAVWVELILIHLLVPQSSFIGHLGGILVGCLYCYTFIGEIVDNMIYGITGIPIIHEEQFYRRRSSLFR; this comes from the exons ATGAGACCTATTCAAAGGAGACAACAGGGTTTACAATACGGCATTTATTTGCTATGTATGCAAGCTCTAAACTATGGTATTGATAAAATTCCACCAGctactttaattacaattatcGCACAG GTTTTACTATATGTTGGTTTGATAAAAGTTCCATGGAATGCAGAGGAAGTATGCATATCAgcaataaaagtatttaaataccATGATTGGAATTCTTTCTTAATATCAAACTTTGAACATGGTTCAGATATGCACTTGTATTATAATATGGTATCTTTGATCTTGAAAGGTTCATATTTAGAACCTATGTATGGAACAATAAATTTTGTCATGCTATTAGCTATTCTTTCGTTTGGATGCAGTACTATGTATACAGGATTAGGCTATGCTTTAATGCAGTTAACAGGGGATTATGGATATTATACACAATGTGCTATTGGTTTCTCTGCTATTTTATTTGCATTAAAAGTAATTGTAGTTTGTGAAGAGTATGATAGAATTCAGGATGTTGGAGGATTTAGAGTTTCCAGTAAAATTGCTGTTTGGGTTGAACTAATTTTAATTCATCTGTTAGTTCCACAATCTTCATTTATAGGACATCTTGGGGGTATTTTAGTTGGTTGTTTATATTGTTATACTTTTATTGGTGAAATAGTTGATAACATGATATATGGCATAACTGGTATTCCTATTATACATGAAGAACAATTTTATAGAAGACGTAGTTCATTATTCAGGTAA
- the Fbxl7 gene encoding F-box and leucine-rich repeat protein 7 isoform X2 — protein MDGSCPLLLPSFGEKDSSERETPYSSQKVGLYRPTSDAIDLGYHTLDNNVCRSTSSSAVISVPIRQQILLQQKCIYVVDLCQLDDTLLLKIFSWLGTRDLCSVAQTCRRLWEIAWHPSLWKEVEIRYPQNATAALNALTRRGCHTYIRRLMLEDTNVTAILDNCIHLKELDLTGCVSVTRACSRITTLQLQSLDLSDCHGIEDSGLVLTLSRMPHLVCLYLRRCVRITDASLIAIASYCCNLRQLSVSDCVKITDYGVRELAARLGPSLRYFSVGKCDRVSDAGLLVVARHCYKLRYLNARGCEALSDSATLALARGCPRLRALDIGKCDIGDATLEALSTGCPNLKKLSLCGCERVTDAGLEALAYYVRGLRQLNIGECPRVTWVGYRAVKRYCRRCIIEHTNPGFSS, from the exons ATGGATGGATCATGTCCACTTCTCCTTCCATCCTTTGGGGAAAAGGACAGCTCTGAAAGAGAAACTCCATATTCATCCCAAAAGGTTGGTCTATACAGACCAACATCAGATGCAATTGACCTAGGATATCATACATTAGATAACAATGTTTGCCGTTCTACGTCTTCATCAGCAGTTATATCAGTTCCAATTAGACAACAAATTTTATTACAACAGAAGTGCATTTATGTCGTGGATTTGTGTCAACTGGATGATACTTTATTATTAAAGATATTTAGTTGGCTTGGTACCAGAGATCTATGCTCTGTTGCTCAAACTTGCAGGCGTCTTTGGGAAATAGCATGGCATCCATCTCTTTGGAAAGAAGTAGAAATACGTTATCCCCAAAATGCAACAGCTGCTTTGAATGCCTTAACCAGACGAGGATGCCACACTTATATCCGTCGTCTGATGCTCGAAG ACACAAATGTGACAGCTATCTTAGATAATTGCATACATCTAAAGGAATTGGACTTAACAGGATGTGTCAGCGTAACAAGAGCGTGTAGTCGAATAACAACGTTACAGTTACAATCATTAGATCTCAGTGATTGTCATGGTATTGAAGATTCTGGCTTGGTATTGACACTGTCTCGCATGCCACATCTTGTTTGTTTATATTTACGACGATGTGTGCGTATAACTGATGCCAGTCTTATAGCGATTGCTTCCTATTGTTGCAATTTGCGTCAATTATCTGTCTCTGATTGCGTAAAAATCACAGATTATGGAGTACGCGAATTGGCAGCACGTCTTGGTCCATCTTTACGTTACTTTTCAGTGGGAAAATGTGATCGCGTGTCAGACGCTGGTCTGTTGGTTGTTGCTAGACACTGTTATAAATTGAGGTATTTAAATGCCCGTGGCTGTGAAGCACTTAGTGATAGTGCTACGTTAGCTTTGGCACGTGGATGTCCGCGTTTAAGAGCGCTTGATATAGGGAAATGTGATATTGGTGATGCAACTCTTGAAGCCCTTTCTACTGGATGtccaaatttgaaaaaattatctTTATGTGGTTGTGAGCGTGTCACAGATGCTGGATTAGAAGCATTAGCATATTACGTACGAGGATTGAGGCAGCTCAATATTGGCGAATGCCCGAGGGTTACATGGGTTGGATACCGAGCAGTAAAACGTTATTGCCGTAGATGCATCATAGAACACACAAATCCTGGTTTTTCAAGCTGA
- the Fbxl7 gene encoding F-box and leucine-rich repeat protein 7 isoform X1: MDGSCPLLLPSFGEKDSSERETPYSSQKVGLYRPTSDAIDLGYHTLDNNVCRSTSSSAVISVPIRQQILLQQKCIYVVDLCQLDDTLLLKIFSWLGTRDLCSVAQTCRRLWEIAWHPSLWKEVEIRYPQNATAALNALTRRGCHTYIRRLMLEGAVGLAGIFAQLSFLSLTSLVLRHSRRVTDTNVTAILDNCIHLKELDLTGCVSVTRACSRITTLQLQSLDLSDCHGIEDSGLVLTLSRMPHLVCLYLRRCVRITDASLIAIASYCCNLRQLSVSDCVKITDYGVRELAARLGPSLRYFSVGKCDRVSDAGLLVVARHCYKLRYLNARGCEALSDSATLALARGCPRLRALDIGKCDIGDATLEALSTGCPNLKKLSLCGCERVTDAGLEALAYYVRGLRQLNIGECPRVTWVGYRAVKRYCRRCIIEHTNPGFSS; the protein is encoded by the coding sequence ATGGATGGATCATGTCCACTTCTCCTTCCATCCTTTGGGGAAAAGGACAGCTCTGAAAGAGAAACTCCATATTCATCCCAAAAGGTTGGTCTATACAGACCAACATCAGATGCAATTGACCTAGGATATCATACATTAGATAACAATGTTTGCCGTTCTACGTCTTCATCAGCAGTTATATCAGTTCCAATTAGACAACAAATTTTATTACAACAGAAGTGCATTTATGTCGTGGATTTGTGTCAACTGGATGATACTTTATTATTAAAGATATTTAGTTGGCTTGGTACCAGAGATCTATGCTCTGTTGCTCAAACTTGCAGGCGTCTTTGGGAAATAGCATGGCATCCATCTCTTTGGAAAGAAGTAGAAATACGTTATCCCCAAAATGCAACAGCTGCTTTGAATGCCTTAACCAGACGAGGATGCCACACTTATATCCGTCGTCTGATGCTCGAAGGTGCTGTTGGCTTAGCTGGGATTTTTGCCCAAttatcatttttaagtttaacttCATTAGTTTTACGACATTCCCGACGTGTTACAGACACAAATGTGACAGCTATCTTAGATAATTGCATACATCTAAAGGAATTGGACTTAACAGGATGTGTCAGCGTAACAAGAGCGTGTAGTCGAATAACAACGTTACAGTTACAATCATTAGATCTCAGTGATTGTCATGGTATTGAAGATTCTGGCTTGGTATTGACACTGTCTCGCATGCCACATCTTGTTTGTTTATATTTACGACGATGTGTGCGTATAACTGATGCCAGTCTTATAGCGATTGCTTCCTATTGTTGCAATTTGCGTCAATTATCTGTCTCTGATTGCGTAAAAATCACAGATTATGGAGTACGCGAATTGGCAGCACGTCTTGGTCCATCTTTACGTTACTTTTCAGTGGGAAAATGTGATCGCGTGTCAGACGCTGGTCTGTTGGTTGTTGCTAGACACTGTTATAAATTGAGGTATTTAAATGCCCGTGGCTGTGAAGCACTTAGTGATAGTGCTACGTTAGCTTTGGCACGTGGATGTCCGCGTTTAAGAGCGCTTGATATAGGGAAATGTGATATTGGTGATGCAACTCTTGAAGCCCTTTCTACTGGATGtccaaatttgaaaaaattatctTTATGTGGTTGTGAGCGTGTCACAGATGCTGGATTAGAAGCATTAGCATATTACGTACGAGGATTGAGGCAGCTCAATATTGGCGAATGCCCGAGGGTTACATGGGTTGGATACCGAGCAGTAAAACGTTATTGCCGTAGATGCATCATAGAACACACAAATCCTGGTTTTTCAAGCTGA
- the LOC143302390 gene encoding E3 ubiquitin-protein ligase COP1-like has protein sequence MYLKIIKCILRNIIQLRKKMSAINDSNLGNDIPGSSGGIGECSGRMSKQNHSANVLHRISGTLEDKNNDYLCPICLEVIDEAHITRCGHTFCYRCIIKSLEANGRCPKCSYALTQQDIFPNFLLHELISKYKTRIKGLAELGSSYAADGRHRVVGTDLPVPPHDGLRDIIAAESANLTLPDVNVMLEVLTQRKHLLEAETCTAQNKLLHEFLKHLLQQKEEQKNQLQKEIALIKKDMEEVENILRDVQNKCPKVEDLKKSSENDTAQVSAIRKEMIGLIDIIDSNMVKPNEKASVVGSETFINPTGSKKQNDYAVGSTLAVRRKRMHAHFDDFVQCYFDSRAKELLLGHKSHSQSDSWQGTSSGLDVFRENLVKFSRYKALRPLATLNYSSDIFNNSTIVSSIEFDKDNEFFAIAGVTKRIKVFDYSAVIRDTVDIHYPCVEMVSSSKISCVSWNSFHKGMLASSDYEGIVTVWDAATCQRTKTFQEHEKRCWSVDFNDVDTKLIASGSDDARVKLWSLNNDHSVASLEAKANVCCVKFNPRSSCHLAFGSADHCVHYYDLRNMKEALCIFKGHRKAVSYVKFINKEEIVSASTDSQLKMWNINNPHCLRSFVGHVNEKNFIGLTTDGDYVACGSENNALYVYYKGLSKQLFSYKFDAVRSILEIQERREEDLNEFVSAVCWKQMSNVVVAANSQGTIKILELI, from the coding sequence ATGtatctgaaaataattaaatgtattctAAGAAATATTATTCAATTGAGGAAAAAGATGTCAGCTATCAATGATAGTAATTTGGGAAATGATATTCCTGGAAGCAGCGGAGGTATAGGTGAATGTAGTGGTAGAATGAGTAAACAGAATCACTCAGCAAATGTTCTTCATAGAATTAGTGGTACActtgaagataaaaataatgattatCTATGTCCTATTTGTCTTGAAGTAATTGATGAAGCTCATATCACACGTTGTGGTCATACATTTTGTTATCGTTGTATAATAAAGTCTTTGGAAGCCAATGGCCGTTGTCCAAAGTGTAGCTATGCGTTAACTCAACAAGATATTTTTCCAAACTTTCTATTACATgaattgatatcaaaatatAAAACTAGAATTAAGGGCCTTGCTGAATTAGGATCTTCTTATGCAGCTGATGGTAGACACAGAGTAGTAGGTACAGATTTACCTGTACCACCACATGATGGTTTAAGAGATATTATAGCTGCAGAAAGTGCTAATCTAACATTAccagatgtaaatgtaatgctaGAAGTACTAACACAAAGAAAACATTTACTGGAAGCAGAAACATGTACAGCACAAAATAAATTGTTACATGAATTTTTGAAGCATCTATTGCAgcaaaaagaagaacaaaagaATCAGTTACAAAAAGAGATAGCATTGATTAAGAAGGATATGGAAGAAGTTGAGAATATTCTAAGAGATGTTCAAAATAAATGTCCTAAAGTAGAAGATTTGAAAAAATCCAGTGAGAATGATACTGCACAGGTATCAGCTATAAGAAAAGAAATGATTGGTCTTATAGATATAATTGATTCAAACATGGTAAAACCAAATGAAAAAGCAAGTGTTGTTGGAAGCGAAACCTTTATTAATCCTACAGGAAGTAAAAAACAAAATGATTATGCAGTAGGATCTACTTTAGCTGTACGTAGAAAGAGGATGCATGCTCATTTTGATGATTTTGTTCAATGCTATTTCGATTCTCGTGCTAAGGAACTACTCCTTGGGCATAAATCTCACAGTCAAAGTGATTCATGGCAAGGTACTAGTTCAGGACTTGATGTTTTTAGAGAAAACCTTGTTAAATTCTCTAGATATAAAGCATTACGTCCATTAGCgactttgaattattcatcagatatttttaataattccacTATTGTTTCAAGCATTGAATTTGATAAAGATAATGAATTTTTTGCTATAGCTGGAGTTACAAAACGTATAAAAGTATTTGATTATAGTGCTGTAATAAGAGACACTGTAGATATACATTACCCCTGTGTTGAAATGGTATCTAGCTCCAAAATATCATGTGTTTCATGGAATTCCTTTCATAAAGGAATGCTAGCATCATCTGATTATGAAGGAATTGTAACAGTATGGGATGCTGCAACTTGTCAGAGAACCAAAACATTTCAAGAACATGAAAAGAGATGTTGGTCTGTTGATTTTAATGATGTAGATACTAAACTTATAGCATCAGGGTCAGATGATGCTAGAGTGAAGTTATGGTCTTTGAACAATGATCATTCCGTGGCTTCTTTAGAAGCAAAAGCTAATGTGTGTTGTGTAAAATTTAACCCACGTAGTTCATGTCACTTGGCATTTGGATCTGCAGACCATTGTGTCCATTATTATGATTTACGTAATATGAAGGAAGCACTCTGTATTTTTAAAGGCCACCGTAAAGCTGTTTCATATGTTAAATTCATTAACAAAGAAGAAATAGTATCAGCAAGCACGGATTCGCAATTAAAAATGTGGAATATCAATAATCCACATTGTCTACGTTCATTCGTCGGACATGTAAACGAGAAGAATTTTATAGGTCTTACTACCGATGGTGATTATGTAGCATGTGGGTCAGAAAATAATGCACTTTATGTGTACTACAAAGGACTTTCCAAACAATTGTTCTCATATAAATTTGATGCTGTTCGAAGTATATTAGAAatacaagaaagaagagaagaagatcTGAATGAATTTGTGTCTGCAGTTTGTTGGAAACAAATGTCCAATGTTGTGGTAGCTGCAAATTCTCAAGGGACTATTAAAATATTAGaactaatttaa